The Nycticebus coucang isolate mNycCou1 chromosome 2, mNycCou1.pri, whole genome shotgun sequence genome includes a window with the following:
- the LOC128571052 gene encoding 60S ribosomal protein L18-like produces MGVDIRHNKDRKVRRKEPKSQDIYLRLLVKLYRFLARRTNCTFNQVVLKRLFMSRTNQPPLSLSRMIRKMKLPGRENKTAVVLGTITDDVRVQEVPKLKVCALRVSSRARTRILKAGSKILTFDQLALDSPKGRGTVLLSGPCKGREVYRHFGKAPGTPHSHTKPYVRSKGRKFERARGRRASRGYKN; encoded by the coding sequence ATGGGAGTCGATATTCGCCACAACAAGGACCGAAAGGTTCGTCGCAAGGAGCCCAAGAGCCAGGACATTTACCTAAGGCTCTTGGTCAAGCTGTACAGGTTTCTAGCCAGACGAACCAATTGTACCTTCAACCAGGTTGTGCTAAAGAGGTTGTTTATGAGTCGTACCAATCAGCCACCACTGTCTCTTTCCCGGATGATCCGGAAGATGAAACTTCCTGGCCGGGAAAACAAAACAGCTGTGGTTCTGGGGACCATAACAGATGATGTGCGGGTTCAGGAAGTGCCCAAACTGAAGGTGTGTGCTTTGCGCGTGAGCAGCCGGGCCCGCACCCGTATCCTCAAGGCTGGGAGCAAGATCCTCACCTTCGACCAGTTGGCCCTGGACTCTCCCAAAGGCCGTGGCACTGTCCTGCTTTCCGGTCCTTGCAAGGGCCGGGAGGTGTACCGGCATTTTGGCAAGGCCCCAGGAACCCCGCACAGCCATACCAAACCCTATGTCCGTTCCAAGGGCCGGAAGTTCGAGCGTGCCAGAGGCCGACGGGCCAGCCGAGGCTACAAAAACTAA